TCAAATTGCAGATTTCAAATTGCAGATTTCAAATTGCAGATTTCAAATTGCAGATTTCAAATTGCAGATCGCAGATTGCAGATTCCAAACTCAGCTGGAGCAGGGATTGCTTCCCCTGCCATGTCTCCGGACGCCTGCTGGCTTTACGGAAGCAATCCCTGAATTCGCAGTCCATGAATGAATTTGCAGTCCATGGAAAGATGGAATGATCGAATAATGGAAATATCACCGTGCCACATTCATATTTTCATATTTCCATTTTTCCATTTTTCCATAGTTCCAGATACCCAATCACCTAACTTAATACGTTCCATGCAGCTTCAACACCGCATTATCTGTACACCACTGCTGATACTCCTCACACTCCTTGCGCTCGTCTCGGCGCAGACACACGCCCAGTCCACGGCCATGCAGCGTCAGCTCATGGGTTCTGCTTTTCTGGATAATGCGTCGTATGACATGCTCGAGCGGTTGAGTGATGAGGCAGGGGGACGCTGGATCGGCTCGAAGCAGAACAAGCAGGGCATGCAGATTCTGATGGAAGAGCTGCTCAGACAGGGACTGAAACCGCGGATGGAGAAATTCACCGTGCCTGGCTGGGTGCGGGGCGAGGACGAAGTGCGCATGATCACTCCATCGGATCGCGTCTTCCGTGCTGTCGCACTTGGCTATGTCGATCGCACGCCCGAGTTCGAAACGGCGCTCACCTGGTGCAACCGCGGGTATGTCGAGGACTTTGACAGCACGAACATCGCAGGGAACATCGCACTTGTCACGCAGGAGAAACTCGGGGGACGGGATGCACTGCTGCGTATGGAGGTGATACGGAATGCAGCGAACGCCGGAGCGCGTGCCGTACTGTTTATCAACAACAAGAAAGGCGGCATGGTACTCTGTGGCATGGGGAATTTCTCGGGAGATCCCACGCCCATACCCGCGTTCAGTATCACATGGGAGGAAGGACAGCGCCTGTACCGTCTGCTGGAACGCAACGTGCCGGTTCGCATGCGCATTACGACCAACTCGTACTGCACCGAGGTGCAAAGTGCCAATGTCGTCTGCACTCTGCCGGGTGCCAGCGAGGAAAAAATTGTGATCGGCGCGCACTTTGATTCCTGGGATATCGGGCAGGGAAGCATCGACAATGGACTCGGTACCGCCATCCTCTTTGATGTCGCACGCATTCTCGCCTCCGAATCCCCCGGCAACGCCCGCACTATCGAATTCGTCTGGTTCAACGGCGAGGAGATGGGACTGTGGGGTGCGCGCAGGTACGTCGAAATGCATGAGGACGAACCCATCCATACTGTGATCAATATGGATATGACCGGCTCCATCAATGGCTTCAACGCCATGGGAAACAAGCATCTCCTCCCCTTCCTCGAAGAACTGAATGCCGGAATGCACGGTTTTGAGATGTCCCGCGGCGTGATCAGCACGCCCTGGACCGCAAGCGATCATGCCCCGTTCATGCTCGCGGGTATTCCCGCCATTACCCCTCTGGGACACCTCGACAAGCACATGGTAGAAACCTACCATGACTTCGGCGACACCTTCGACCTCGTCAACCGCAAATACCTCAGTGAGGTTGCGGGAGTCGTCTCCATACTCGCCAATGAACTTGCGAATCGAAGCGATCTCCCCTACGTCCGCCGCAACCGCGAAGAAACCCGTGACTGGCTCATCGAGCACAAGCTGGATGAAAAACTGAAACGAACAGGCGAGTGGACCTTCGACTAGCGACGATTGTTAATAATCATCGTCCTCACGCAGAGCTTCATCGTTCATCGTCCCCACGCTCTGCGTGGGGACGTACGAAACCGCCGCTCTGCGGCGATTCATGGGTTGCATGAACGCAGAGCGTTCAGGATACGCGTCCCCACGCAGAGCGTGGGGACGATGGATGTTTCCATTTTTCCATCCTTCCATCATTCCATCATTCCATGGCAAAGGGGCAGGCCCGAACGGGCCTGCCCCTTTGCATTCAATCCATCCTGGTGAGGATCCGTTCAGACCATCACTCCACTATCCCAGCTTCTTTTTCAGGATGGAGAGAAGTGTTTTCGGATGTATGGGTTTCTGGAACACGCCATCGAGGCCGAGTTCCCTGTAGTCGGTGTTGTCGTCGAGACTGTCTCCGACGGAGCTGAGCATGAACACCGGGGCCGTATTGCCGAGGACTTTCATCTCCTTGGCGAAGTTGGTTCCGGCGTCCACTTCCTCCATCATGAGGTCGACGAGAAGGAAATCGGGATTGGTGTCCTTGTACACCTGCAGTCCTTCCTCGGCACTGTGCGCTTCGACCATCTCGTAGTCATTGGCTTCGAGAATGATGCGCACCGCGTCGAGCATGTCCTGATCGTCGTCCAGGTACAGGACCACGTGTTTGCCGTCATTCATTGTGCATCTCCATATGATGAAATCTCGTGTATTCGCATGCGGTTTCCTGCGAAGGATCAGTTGGCTTCGCCGCTCGTCTGTTCGAGCAGCTGTGGATCCTCGAGTACCATTCTGATGTATTGCAGCGCGTGATCAAGATTTTCCTGCGCTGCCGGTGACAGACGTTCGCCAAATTCGTTGAATTCATATCCGCGAATGCCAAGGATGTAGCCACGTGTCTTTGCCTCGAACAGTGTCTGTGCAAGGTGCAGCAGCACGGCGGGTTCGACGCTGTGACTCGAAAAACTCAAGGCGGCCTTGGGTTCAATGGCTTCCACGTAATACGGTTCCTTCCCGCTGGTCGACGCATCCGCAAAGATCACGATATCGTGCTTCGCGACATCACTGGCATCTTCCACGGTCAGCTGGTAGTCAGAGTCGACTGTGACATGAGACATTGGCCAGCCTTCCACCTCAGCGGCGAGGGCGGGACCGAGTCCGTCATCGAGCCGGCCCGGATTGCCGAAACCGATCAACAGAATTGTGCGCGCTTCACTCATCAGGTACTCTTCTTCGCAACCTCGTTACCTTCGGCATCGACCAGGCGCACGACCAGCGGCATTTTGCCCAGTGCGTGGGTGGCGCAGGACAGGCAGGGATCGTATGCGCGAATGGCGACTTCAATGTGATTGAGCAGTCCCTCGGTGATTTCCGCCTTACCGGAAATATGATCCATGGCGACCTTGGACACTGCCCTGTTCATGGGCTCGTTGTTCGACGTTGTCGATACGATGAGATTGGCCATCTCGACCTGGTCGTTTTCGTTGACACGGTAGTGATGGAACAGCGTACCGCGCGGCGCTTCGATCAGACCCACGCCCTCGGGACGACGATCGCCCTTGACCACAAGATCGGTGCCCTGCAGATCGGGATCCTCGAGCAATTCGCGGATTTTCTCGATGGAATGCAGCGTCTCGATCATGCGTGCCCAGTGATAGGCCATGGTCAGATTGTTCGGCTTTCCGTCGGTCACCGCCATGAATTCCTTCCGGGCGGCTTCCGCTTCGGGAGTGTCGATGAAATCACAGGCGTTGACGCGTGCGAGGGGACCCACGCGGTACCAGCCATCATCCACGCCGAGCGATTTGATGAAGGGGAACTTCATGTATGACCAGTCACGGACGTCTTCCGCGATATAGTCGAGGTAGTTCTGATAGTCGACCTGGTCGAAAATCTTCCCGCCCTGTGCGTCGATGGCGCGCAGGTTTCCATGGTAGAGATCCATGGCACCGTCTTCACGGATGAGCGAGAGATGATTCGAATCGAAGGAGCCGAACGGCGCCACAGCTTCGAGATTCTCCACTGTGTAATCCTTCGCAATCTTGAGTGCGCCGCGTGACCATTCCGTCATCTGATCGATGTCTTTCAGGAAACTGTCGCGTTCCTCGATCGAAAGATTCTTGTTGATACCGCCCGGAATGGCACCGGTACCGTGGATTTTCTTTCCTGCCGTGGCCTTGATGATTTCCTGGCCATACTTGCGCATCATCACACCCTGCACCGCGAGGTCTCTGTGCTTGGCGGCGACGCCGATGACGTTGCGAATGGCGACGTCGGCGTCGAAGCCGAACAGCAGGTCCGGTGATGCGAGATGGAAGAAATGCAGACTGTGCGACTGGAACATCTGTCCGTAATGCATCAGCCGGCGCATCTTCTCCGCCGTCGGCGTCAATTTGTCGACACCTACCACGAGGTCCATCGCCTTCGCTGCGGCGAGGTGATGGCTGACGGGACAGATGCCGCACAGACGCTGCACGAGCACGGGCGCTTCGGTGTAGGGACGTCCCTGGATAAAGCGCTCAAAACCGCGGAACTCCACGATATGGAGCCGCGCCTGTTTGACCTTGTTCTGCTCATCGAGCAGGATGGTCACCTTCCCGTGTCCTTCGACACGGGTCACGGGTTCAATGACGACCCGCCTGAGATCTTGTGTATCTTGCACGTTATTATCTCCTTTTCCTTTCACGTGTCATCCCGAGGGATTAGTCGTATTTGATCAGTTCGTACGGCAGTTCCAGCGGCTTGTCCGTCAGCAGCGCGGTGAGCGCCTGCCAGATGGTTTCTGCGGATGGCGGACACCCGGGCAGGTGATAATCCACTTTCACCACTTCGTGGCAGGGATACACCTTGTCGAGCAACAGGGGGATTTCCGGATCGTTAGGAATTTTCCCTGTACTGTTGTGCACGGAGGGACCGTTGAGATATGCCTCATCAAGACATTCCTTCAGCGGGATGGTATTGCGCATGGCGGGGAGTCCGCCGTTGATCGCGCAGTCACCGAGGGAAATGAGGATCTTGCAATGCTTGCGGAAGTCCTGCAGCACGCGAACGTTTTCCTCGTTCGCACAGCCGCCTTCGACGATGCCAACGAGGCATTCGCCGGTGAACTCCTTGATATCGTTAATGGGAGACTTGTCGAAGTCTATGATTTCCACGAGGTCGAGGATGCGGTCGTCGATGTCGAGAATGGACATGTGACATCCGAAGCATCCGGCCAGGGACGTGGTTGCAACTTTTGGCTTGGCCATGATGTGTTCCTGCTCCTTGGTCAATGTTTGTTTGCTTCGATGTCCGCACCGATGGGCGCGTGGTCGTACTGGCGTTTGCCGACGGGCGTCGCGTAGCCTTCATGCTTGCGCAGGATGGCACCGACGGGACAAACGTCAATCGCCTTGTCGCTTGCGTCGAGATCCGTATCCACAAGACGTGCGCGTGAATTGAACGCGATACGCTTCTCGTGTCCGCGGCCCACGAACTGGAAGACATTCTTCCCGTCGAGGTCGCGCGAGGCGCGCACGCAGCGGGCGCAGAGAATGCAGCGGTTGTGGTCGATGAACACGGCGGGATGCGATGCATCCACATTGCGGTCGGCCGGGAACATGTACGGATATTTCGGCGCGGTGATGCCGAGCCTGTAGGCCAGCGCCTGCAGTTCGCAGTTCCCGCTCTTCTCACAGAACATGCAGAAGTGGTTTCCTTCCACGAACAGCATGTCTACCAGGTTGCGGCGGAACTCGAGCAGTTCTTCCGTGTCGTTTTCTACGATGATGTCGGCTGCGATCGGCTGGGTGCAGGCAGACTGAAAGCGTCCGTTGACCTTCACCGTACAGACGCGGCAGCTGCCATATGGCAGCAGTCCGTCAAAAGCACAGAGGCGCGGGATATAAATGCCCGCGGCATCGGCGGCCTGCATAATGGTCTGCCCGGCCGTTCCCTGCACTTCTACGCCGTCAATTTCGAACGTGATGGTGTTCTCACTCATGATTGTATTCCGATTTCGTTCAATTGCGTGTTATTCGGCGAAGTGCATGGAGGGTCGGCCCGCAATACGCTTGGCGTCGCCCAATGCCTTCTGGATATCAAAGGTCGGCTGGAAGGGCTGATCTTCCTTGACCAGCGCGTCGTATGCCGAACGGAAGTTTTTCAGTGTCGTCAGCACCGGATTCGGAGAGGTCTGACCGAGTCCGCAGCGGCTCGTGGATTTCACGACTTTGCCGAGATCCTCAAGGTACTGCAGATCGGCGGGCTCACCCTTTCCTTCCATGATCTTCTGGAGACGCTCCTTCAGCAGCACGTTGCCGACACGGCAGGGTGTGCAGTAGCCGCAGCTCTCATCGATGAAGAAGTCCATGAAATATTCCGCGATCTCGAGCACGTTGCGGTTGGGACCGAATATCATCAGCGCGCCGCCCGTGGCCAGATCGTCGTAACAGATCGTGCGAGTGAAGTCTTCAGGCCCGATCAGACTTCCGCTCGGACCGCCGACCTGCACCGCCGTGGCTCCTGCGCCACCGGCCATTTCCAGGACTTCATTCATGGTGATGCCGAAGGGAACTTCGTACACTCCCGGACGACGGCAGTCGCCGGAGATGCTCAGCAGCTTGGTGCCGGTACTTCCCTTGGAACCGATCTGCGAGAACCAGCCCGCGCCCTGATCCAGGATGCGTGCCACACAGCAGAAGGTTTCCACGTTGTTGACGGACGTCGGATGCCCGAGATAGCCCTTCTGTGCCGGGAACGGCGGACGATTCTTGGGATCACCGCGCAGTCCTTCACATGAACTGATCAGTGCGGTTTCCTCACCACAGACATAGGCGCCTGCGCCCATCTGGATGCGAATGTCAAAGGAATATTTCTCGTTGCCGAAAACTTTCTCACCGAGCATGCCCGTGTTGCGGGCTTTCTGCAGCATATCCTCGAGGAAAGGACGCAGGTATGCGTATTCGCCTCGAAGGTAAATGATGCCTTCCTGTGCGCCGATGGCGTAACCGGCGATGGCCATTCCTTCAATCAACAGCTCGGGACGTTCGGTAAGGATTACGCGATCCTTGAACGTACCCGGCTCCCCTTCGTCGGCGTTGCAGATGACGAACTTTTTTTCGCCCTTCGCAGCGCGCGTGAAATCCCATTTCATACCGGCAGGGAAACCTGCGCCGCCACGGCCGCGCAGACGCGCCGTCTTGATGTCACGAATGACTTCATTCGGACTCATGGCCAACGCTTTCTTCAGTGCGCGTCCACACTCGAGCGGAGCAAAGATGACTTCGCCTTCCTTGCGAATGTTGTTCGCTACCGCGGCACCGACGAGGGGACTCGAATTGTTGCCGTCACCAAGGCGCCGACGAATCCGTTCCGGAGCGACACCTTCCTTCAGCTGTTCGACAATATCATGCACGGTGTCACGCGACACTTCCGTGAAGATTTCTTCGTTGACCATCACGGCGGGAGCCTGATCGCACATGCCGATGCATGGCGTGGTCTCGAGCGTGAATCGTCCGTCCTCCGTGGTCTCTCCCACTTCGATACCGAGAGCCTCGGTGAAGGACTGCTTGATCCGCTCAAAGCCGAACATGCGGTCGATGATGTCGTCGCATAGGCGTATGACGACACTGCCATTCTGTTTTTTGGTCAGGAACGCGTAGAAAGAAACCACGCTCTCGACCTCGACGCGAGGTGTCTGCACCTGCGCCGCGATGAGATCCATCGCATCATCGTTCACGCTGCCGAAGGTCTCCTGTACTTCCCGAACGATATCCATCATCCGGGTCGCGTCGTTTCCGAGCCCTTCGCAGATCGTCTTGATGACCGATTCCAGGTTTTCTGACATCCAATTACCTCTCAAAGTAACTCACTGTTTATCAGCTCAATCTCAGATTAAGAGATTTTCATAGTGCAAATTATCATTCGAGTGCAACCTATCCAAACAATCACGAAAAATTTCTCGATTAGAGAGAAAAAATATGCAGTTTCTGCATAACCTGCCCCGTATCCAGTCATTTCAAACGGGATTTTCCTCTCGATTCGCGCAGAACACCGAGATGGATATGCAGATTCTGCATAAAAAAATCCCGGCAGCATGCAGACACTGCCGGGATTCTGTTGTCATGATCAGGAAGTTGCGGGGAACTCCTTCATCAGGTGTGCATGGTTACGGGATGAGTTCCACCGTCTTGTTATAGGGGTCGCAGTTCGCATTGATGGCAAAGCCGAATTCACGGTTATTGAATCCGCTCTTCATAACGTCAACGCCGTATTCTCCCTTGCAGAGCCCGTCGAACACCGCTTGGCCATTCGGACCGGTCTGCGTGCTCTCAATGACCACGCCGTTTTTCCAGAGCTTGACGGTTGCGCCCTGCACTGGTGTCGATGAGGAATCGACTGCGGTAACCGTCAGCACGCCACTGCAGCAGACCGATTCGGTTTCAAGGATCACTTCCTTCGTCACCGGATCGCAACTGCTGTTGATGCTGAATTCTCCTTCGACGACCTTGTAGCCTTCCTTCGACACGCGGTAATTGTATTCGCCCTTGCAGAGTCCGTCAACGATGATTTTCCCGTTGGCGTCGGTACGAGGATCCTCGATAACCTGCGATCCCTTACGCACCAGCACTTTGGCGTTCTGCA
The bacterium genome window above contains:
- a CDS encoding M28 family peptidase, whose amino-acid sequence is MQLQHRIICTPLLILLTLLALVSAQTHAQSTAMQRQLMGSAFLDNASYDMLERLSDEAGGRWIGSKQNKQGMQILMEELLRQGLKPRMEKFTVPGWVRGEDEVRMITPSDRVFRAVALGYVDRTPEFETALTWCNRGYVEDFDSTNIAGNIALVTQEKLGGRDALLRMEVIRNAANAGARAVLFINNKKGGMVLCGMGNFSGDPTPIPAFSITWEEGQRLYRLLERNVPVRMRITTNSYCTEVQSANVVCTLPGASEEKIVIGAHFDSWDIGQGSIDNGLGTAILFDVARILASESPGNARTIEFVWFNGEEMGLWGARRYVEMHEDEPIHTVINMDMTGSINGFNAMGNKHLLPFLEELNAGMHGFEMSRGVISTPWTASDHAPFMLAGIPAITPLGHLDKHMVETYHDFGDTFDLVNRKYLSEVAGVVSILANELANRSDLPYVRRNREETRDWLIEHKLDEKLKRTGEWTFD
- a CDS encoding response regulator: MNDGKHVVLYLDDDQDMLDAVRIILEANDYEMVEAHSAEEGLQVYKDTNPDFLLVDLMMEEVDAGTNFAKEMKVLGNTAPVFMLSSVGDSLDDNTDYRELGLDGVFQKPIHPKTLLSILKKKLG
- a CDS encoding hydrogenase maturation protease, which produces MSEARTILLIGFGNPGRLDDGLGPALAAEVEGWPMSHVTVDSDYQLTVEDASDVAKHDIVIFADASTSGKEPYYVEAIEPKAALSFSSHSVEPAVLLHLAQTLFEAKTRGYILGIRGYEFNEFGERLSPAAQENLDHALQYIRMVLEDPQLLEQTSGEAN
- a CDS encoding Ni/Fe hydrogenase subunit alpha produces the protein MQDTQDLRRVVIEPVTRVEGHGKVTILLDEQNKVKQARLHIVEFRGFERFIQGRPYTEAPVLVQRLCGICPVSHHLAAAKAMDLVVGVDKLTPTAEKMRRLMHYGQMFQSHSLHFFHLASPDLLFGFDADVAIRNVIGVAAKHRDLAVQGVMMRKYGQEIIKATAGKKIHGTGAIPGGINKNLSIEERDSFLKDIDQMTEWSRGALKIAKDYTVENLEAVAPFGSFDSNHLSLIREDGAMDLYHGNLRAIDAQGGKIFDQVDYQNYLDYIAEDVRDWSYMKFPFIKSLGVDDGWYRVGPLARVNACDFIDTPEAEAARKEFMAVTDGKPNNLTMAYHWARMIETLHSIEKIRELLEDPDLQGTDLVVKGDRRPEGVGLIEAPRGTLFHHYRVNENDQVEMANLIVSTTSNNEPMNRAVSKVAMDHISGKAEITEGLLNHIEVAIRAYDPCLSCATHALGKMPLVVRLVDAEGNEVAKKST
- a CDS encoding NADP oxidoreductase translates to MAKPKVATTSLAGCFGCHMSILDIDDRILDLVEIIDFDKSPINDIKEFTGECLVGIVEGGCANEENVRVLQDFRKHCKILISLGDCAINGGLPAMRNTIPLKECLDEAYLNGPSVHNSTGKIPNDPEIPLLLDKVYPCHEVVKVDYHLPGCPPSAETIWQALTALLTDKPLELPYELIKYD
- a CDS encoding (2Fe-2S)-binding protein, with protein sequence MSENTITFEIDGVEVQGTAGQTIMQAADAAGIYIPRLCAFDGLLPYGSCRVCTVKVNGRFQSACTQPIAADIIVENDTEELLEFRRNLVDMLFVEGNHFCMFCEKSGNCELQALAYRLGITAPKYPYMFPADRNVDASHPAVFIDHNRCILCARCVRASRDLDGKNVFQFVGRGHEKRIAFNSRARLVDTDLDASDKAIDVCPVGAILRKHEGYATPVGKRQYDHAPIGADIEANKH
- a CDS encoding NAD(P)H-dependent oxidoreductase subunit E, which gives rise to MSENLESVIKTICEGLGNDATRMMDIVREVQETFGSVNDDAMDLIAAQVQTPRVEVESVVSFYAFLTKKQNGSVVIRLCDDIIDRMFGFERIKQSFTEALGIEVGETTEDGRFTLETTPCIGMCDQAPAVMVNEEIFTEVSRDTVHDIVEQLKEGVAPERIRRRLGDGNNSSPLVGAAVANNIRKEGEVIFAPLECGRALKKALAMSPNEVIRDIKTARLRGRGGAGFPAGMKWDFTRAAKGEKKFVICNADEGEPGTFKDRVILTERPELLIEGMAIAGYAIGAQEGIIYLRGEYAYLRPFLEDMLQKARNTGMLGEKVFGNEKYSFDIRIQMGAGAYVCGEETALISSCEGLRGDPKNRPPFPAQKGYLGHPTSVNNVETFCCVARILDQGAGWFSQIGSKGSTGTKLLSISGDCRRPGVYEVPFGITMNEVLEMAGGAGATAVQVGGPSGSLIGPEDFTRTICYDDLATGGALMIFGPNRNVLEIAEYFMDFFIDESCGYCTPCRVGNVLLKERLQKIMEGKGEPADLQYLEDLGKVVKSTSRCGLGQTSPNPVLTTLKNFRSAYDALVKEDQPFQPTFDIQKALGDAKRIAGRPSMHFAE